Genomic segment of Panicum virgatum strain AP13 chromosome 2K, P.virgatum_v5, whole genome shotgun sequence:
GAGACATTGGTTGGTAGGACTTCTTTGATGTCCTTAATAGGGATTTGTTGCCCAGATTCACTTTTCGCAGAGGGAGTATTGGACTGCGGTGCCTGCTTGTTTTTTCTCTTCTGTTTCTTTGAAAACTCAGGTTTTCTGTTTGTTCTACCTTCTGCTGGACAAACCGAGGAAGCTCGAGAGTATGCCTCTGAGGGAACACCAAGTTCAGCGAGTTCATTTTCAAGGACAGCTCTAGACTCAAGCTTCGCTTGCTGCTGATTGTCTAGTTGATGACCAGCCAGTTGTTTAGCCTCAAGAATCTCAATTTGTTGCAGCTTCTTGCGAAGTGCCCTGATCTGCTTAGAGACAGCTTGTTCAGCAGTGCAATCTTTCTGAAGGAAGTTCTCCTGATTTGACATTCCAGATGGCCTTGTTGCAGACTTCCCACATTTACGGGGCTTAAGGAATTTTCTTGCTTCATCTTCCTCTACATCACTGTCAATGACAGCCGGATAGGTAGCTGTCACTGTGGGAAGCCGGCGCTGACTCCAGGACTCTGAGGATTTCTCATCCAACAATTTCTCTAAGTTTGCAAGAATTTCAGGAGATGCGTTCATAACTGAAGGAGCTCCGACTGTGAAAATGTAATCAAGGTTGCGAATAGCTATGTCCTGCAGGATATTGTACAATTGAGTATTAGGAATATTTGAACAAGGAATAGTTACACTGACAaaagataacttttaaaatatagAAACAGAatgattagtttttttatttaattagtAAATTGATTCTCCTACTATGGAACATTTCAGAATGGAAAATGTGCAAGTTTTATCTTGATATCGATCTTTTCTAGTTTATTAATTTTTTCTAATAATTAATTAAGAGTAAGAGGATTCGCCAGGTCATTGATATGGATAATATCCAAATACCAAATACGCTCACTGTGTGATCCATTGAAAGAAAAGTGCTAAGCTGCAGAAAGACCAGTGCACTATTCCATACCTCGCAATGCTTCTTGAGCTCCTTGGCTTCTAAGGAATCAGCAACTTCAAGAAGTTGTATTGCGTTTTTGGGCTCCAATAAATACTCAACCGCGACCTTCTCACAGAGGCTTTTCAAGCTAGGTACGCCTTTGCTCATTTCACCACTGCTTCCAGATAAACCATTGTCGGGCTGGACATCATTAAACAGGATGTCTTCATCCAATTCTTCCATCCCACTGTTCCATTCCGACATGGATTTTGTGGCTTGGATCTTAGGTTTGGGTGGATACTCAGGATGGTATACACTAGAGAGCACAAGCATATGTGTTTCACCAACACAAATTGACGTTGCTCGCTTAACACCGTGCACCCGAGTGAAAAGTGGTGTTTCATCCTTACGCTTCTTTGCATCCCACATGAAAACATCACCAGTTGATGTAGCCACAGCAGTCCAGTACTTTCCAGCCGAGATGCTCACAATATTCCTCCCACACATTGAAAATATCTGCACAGAGACATGTTATGTAAATATTAACAGATTACTCTTGTACCAATTAATATCTTAGCAGGCAAGAAACCACACCTGTTGGCATTTTAGATCAGGATCTGATGAAACCCAGTAGAAAAGAGCGCCATCAGCTGTTAAAGCAGTACTGTGCATTGTTCCAGCAGCGACTGAAATCACTTGAAGTCGTTCCATAAGGTGGAACTTCAGATTTGTATTTCCACCCTTCTTAAGGCATCTAGCTACTACAACACGCCGTGGGGTGACGAGGCGATGACCCCAAGTGAACACCTGAAAAGAGAATGACAAAGCGGATCTATTAAATTTTGTAAAATTAGAACAATGTGTAGAAATCAAGCTTCAATGGGTACCAACTTACCTCTCCATCAACCCCTAACACTATTGTATGATACTTCGCTGCAGATACACCTCTAAATACTCTCCCTTTCAAGTATTCCACCATTCTTGGAATACAATTAGATGCTGAGTTTGAAGTGCCATATCCTAGCTGGCCCTCCTTATTGCAACCCCAGGTGAATACTTCACCAGTATCAGCAACTGCAGCAGAGTGCTTGTTTGCAGCAGCTACAGCAATTATCCTTTGTTTGAGGGAACTAACACGCCGTGGAGTTGATTGGGTATCAACAGAAGGGTAGCCAAGCTGGCCCTCTGCATCATTCAGAGCAATTTGTTACAGGCCATAAGGGGCAAATAATATTAGTAAGGACAAAAAGGACATGAAATGGGTGCCTAAGGTTCATGTGGCCTCAAATGCATTTAAAATGCATGATACGTACCTCTATTTGATCCCCAGGTAAACAACTCCCCCGCCTCTGTAGAAATCACAGTATGATGTTTGGCTGCAGCCACAACATTCACTCGCTTACGGCCTAGTCCTACTGTCACTTGGCGAGGGGTAATCACAGCAGTTGTCTGACCACTGTAACCGAAGGGCAGTTGTCATAACTTACTCAACGCTGAGGAAATTTTAACACAGGAAAAGAGGCATCACTGCTCAACTACTGCCAGCTTAACTTTAGCAGCTTTAGTCTTCATTAATAGCTAATCTACAGCTGACTAGTAAAAGTAAAATGAGGACATCATTTTCCCATTTGTTAAGATACACCTCATTTATAATGTTATGTGGTTGCTCACCTGTGAATATCCGGATGACCAAGACGACCACCTCGACCAAATCCCCATGTGTATAGTTCACCATCAGAACTAACTGCTACACTATGGAACTTTGATGCAGCAACTGTTTTGATATATGATCCATGCAAGGTATCTACTTTGCATGGTAGTTTTTGAATGTGGGCATTGCCAGTACCCAGCTGATAATTTGTTCCACTTCCCCAACTGAAGACTTCCGTTGCAActaaaatgagaaaaaaaagtaCGAAAGATTTCATGAAGCAAGCCCTAAACACGTATTGCCAGGAGGGCGTCAGTATCAAAGCAGTAGATAGAATAGGAGACAACCATTTCCTGGAACAGAAGAAAGCTACCTGCATCAGGAGAATCTCCATTGGCCTGTGATACTGGACAGGATATAAGGTCAACAGGTGTGCGGCCCTTGGTGTCCTCCAAAGTGAGAGAAGCACCAAATTGCAAAAGAACACCAGCAATACACAGGTGACCAAAATGAAGTGCCCTATGCAGGCTACTCCAGCCAGACTCTCCATCCTGCAACAGTGAAATTTAAGTGAGAAATTACATATATACAGGTCAATATGCAAATCAAG
This window contains:
- the LOC120662721 gene encoding uncharacterized protein LOC120662721 isoform X1, with amino-acid sequence METSISPPGTSKQSGVRKPSPGSSLRDLCLVSKQGSIAEVESALALLKKSGGNIDGRNAFGLSALHLATWRNHLPIVKRLLDAGADPDARDGESGWSSLHRALHFGHLCIAGVLLQFGASLTLEDTKGRTPVDLISCPVSQANGDSPDAVATEVFSWGSGTNYQLGTGNAHIQKLPCKVDTLHGSYIKTVAASKFHSVAVSSDGELYTWGFGRGGRLGHPDIHSGQTTAVITPRQVTVGLGRKRVNVVAAAKHHTVISTEAGELFTWGSNREGQLGYPSVDTQSTPRRVSSLKQRIIAVAAANKHSAAVADTGEVFTWGCNKEGQLGYGTSNSASNCIPRMVEYLKGRVFRGVSAAKYHTIVLGVDGEVFTWGHRLVTPRRVVVARCLKKGGNTNLKFHLMERLQVISVAAGTMHSTALTADGALFYWVSSDPDLKCQQIFSMCGRNIVSISAGKYWTAVATSTGDVFMWDAKKRKDETPLFTRVHGVKRATSICVGETHMLVLSSVYHPEYPPKPKIQATKSMSEWNSGMEELDEDILFNDVQPDNGLSGSSGEMSKGVPSLKSLCEKVAVEYLLEPKNAIQLLEVADSLEAKELKKHCEDIAIRNLDYIFTVGAPSVMNASPEILANLEKLLDEKSSESWSQRRLPTVTATYPAVIDSDVEEDEARKFLKPRKCGKSATRPSGMSNQENFLQKDCTAEQAVSKQIRALRKKLQQIEILEAKQLAGHQLDNQQQAKLESRAVLENELAELGVPSEAYSRASSVCPAEGRTNRKPEFSKKQKRKNKQAPQSNTPSAKSESGQQIPIKDIKEVLPTNVSAEKQEACGADPIKHTEEAALSDTKGIASSLEKKPAQPTSSKKKNRKGGLSLFLSGALDDTPKPSLPAPVVPVTPKHEGPAWGGAKITKGPASLRDIQSEQRKTNEPVMAKAKDCFENSPDSAGRVRLSSFIPDARSNPIAVTPARSVPSSEGDKSTPPWSSSATSPNVSRPSLRDIQMQQEKRHHSISHSPKTRTSGFAIPSQGGSPDVGGAKDNVPNRWFKPEADAPSSIRSIQIEEQAMKDFKRFYSSVRIVKPQAQ
- the LOC120662721 gene encoding uncharacterized protein LOC120662721 isoform X3, with product METSISPPGTSKQSGVRKPSPGSSLRDLCLVSKQGSIAEVESALALLKKSGGNIDGRNAFGLSALHLATWRNHLPIVKRLLDAGADPDARDGESGWSSLHRALHFGHLCIAGVLLQFGASLTLEDTKGRTPVDLISCPVSQANGDSPDAVATEVFSWGSGTNYQLGTGNAHIQKLPCKVDTLHGSYIKTVAASKFHSVAVSSDGELYTWGFGRGGRLGHPDIHSGQTTAVITPRQVTVGLGRKRVNVVAAAKHHTVISTEAGELFTWGSNREGQLGYPSVDTQSTPRRVSSLKQRIIAVAAANKHSAAVADTGEVFTWGCNKEGQLGYGTSNSASNCIPRMVEYLKGRVFRGVSAAKYHTIVLGVDGEVFTWGHRLVTPRRVVVARCLKKGGNTNLKFHLMERLQVISVAAGTMHSTALTADGALFYWVSSDPDLKCQQIFSMCGRNIVSISAGKYWTAVATSTGDVFMWDAKKRKDETPLFTRVHGVKRATSICVGETHMLVLSSVYHPEYPPKPKIQATKSMSEWNSGMEELDEDILFNDVQPDNGLSGSSGEMSKGVPSLKSLCEKVAVEYLLEPKNAIQLLEVADSLEAKELKKHCEDIAIRNLDYIFTVGAPSVMNASPEILANLEKLLDEKSSESWSQRRLPTVTATYPAVIDSDVEEDEARKFLKPRKCGKSATRPSGMSNQENFLQKDCTAEQAVSKQIRALRKKLQQIEILEAKQLAGHQLDNQQQAKLESRAVLENELAELGVPSEAYSRASSVCPAEGRTNRKPEFSKKQKRKNKQAPQSNTPSAKSESGQQIPIKDIKEVLPTNVSAEKVRLCRVGILIVWFLAFILFVEICLLISNLSYVYSYWQYKD
- the LOC120662721 gene encoding uncharacterized protein LOC120662721 isoform X2, with the translated sequence METSISPPGTSKQSGVRKPSPGSSLRDLCLVSKQGSIAEVESALALLKKSGGNIDGRNAFGLSALHLATWRNHLPIVKRLLDAGADPDARDGESGWSSLHRALHFGHLCIAGVLLQFGASLTLEDTKGRTPVDLISCPVSQANGDSPDAVATEVFSWGSGTNYQLGTGNAHIQKLPCKVDTLHGSYIKTVAASKFHSVAVSSDGELYTWGFGRGGRLGHPDIHSGQTTAVITPRQVTVGLGRKRVNVVAAAKHHTVISTEAGELFTWGSNREGQLGYPSVDTQSTPRRVSSLKQRIIAVAAANKHSAAVADTGEVFTWGCNKEGQLGYGTSNSASNCIPRMVEYLKGRVFRGVSAAKYHTIVLGVDGEVFTWGHRLVTPRRVVVARCLKKGGNTNLKFHLMERLQVISVAAGTMHSTALTADGALFYWVSSDPDLKCQQIFSMCGRNIVSISAGKYWTAVATSTGDVFMWDAKKRKDETPLFTRVHGVKRATSICVGETHMLVLSSVYHPEYPPKPKIQATKSMSEWNSGMEELDEDILFNDVQPDNGLSGSSGEMSKGVPSLKSLCEKVAVEYLLEPKNAIQLLEVADSLEAKELKKHCEDIAIRNLDYIFTVGAPSVMNASPEILANLEKLLDEKSSESWSQRRLPTVTATYPAVIDSDVEEDEARKFLKPRKCGKSATRPSGMSNQENFLQKDCTAEQAVSKQIRALRKKLQQIEILEAKQLAGHQLDNQQQAKLESRAVLENELAELGVPSEAYSRASSVCPAEGRTNRKPEFSKKQKRKNKQAPQSNTPSAKSESGQQIPIKDIKEVLPTNVSAEKEACGADPIKHTEEAALSDTKGIASSLEKKPAQPTSSKKKNRKGGLSLFLSGALDDTPKPSLPAPVVPVTPKHEGPAWGGAKITKGPASLRDIQSEQRKTNEPVMAKAKDCFENSPDSAGRVRLSSFIPDARSNPIAVTPARSVPSSEGDKSTPPWSSSATSPNVSRPSLRDIQMQQEKRHHSISHSPKTRTSGFAIPSQGGSPDVGGAKDNVPNRWFKPEADAPSSIRSIQIEEQAMKDFKRFYSSVRIVKPQAQ